Proteins encoded together in one Sulfitobacter pontiacus window:
- a CDS encoding DUF1992 domain-containing protein, protein MIRNLQRLIERQIQKAKLQGQLEGLEGEGKPLPDRSADAFVDAGEAAGFRIMAQAGVVPEEIELKKKMAAHQSHLATLANGPERKEAMAELARLELRYNIAREARQKFMRR, encoded by the coding sequence ATGATCCGAAATCTTCAGAGACTCATCGAGCGCCAGATACAGAAGGCGAAGCTGCAAGGTCAGCTTGAAGGTCTTGAAGGCGAAGGCAAACCACTGCCTGATCGCTCAGCGGATGCTTTTGTGGATGCGGGAGAAGCTGCGGGGTTCCGGATTATGGCTCAAGCCGGTGTCGTGCCGGAAGAAATCGAACTCAAGAAGAAGATGGCTGCGCATCAGAGCCATCTTGCCACGCTTGCAAACGGGCCTGAACGGAAGGAAGCGATGGCTGAACTCGCTCGCCTTGAACTGCGATACAATATTGCTCGTGAAGCTCGCCAGAAGTTCATGCGCAGATAA
- a CDS encoding protein-L-isoaspartate O-methyltransferase, producing MTDFTARRTMMVDTQVRPSDVTKFPIIDAMLKVAREDFVPVARREAAYLGENISLGEGRVLLEPRTLAKMLDDLGVENDELVLDIGCGYGYSSAVIAHMAEAVVAVEDDEQMAKEAQETLINADIDNVIVHHGPLAEGAQQHGPYDVVIVQGGVADVPEALLAQLKDGGRIACLFMDGPLGEVRLGYKSERGISWRKSFNAAAPVLDGFTRAKEFQL from the coding sequence ATGACAGATTTCACAGCCCGCCGCACCATGATGGTTGATACTCAGGTGCGCCCTTCGGATGTTACCAAGTTCCCGATCATTGATGCGATGCTTAAGGTGGCGCGCGAGGATTTTGTGCCGGTGGCCCGCCGCGAGGCAGCTTATCTGGGCGAAAACATCAGCTTGGGCGAGGGGCGCGTGCTGCTTGAGCCGCGGACGCTGGCCAAGATGCTGGACGATCTTGGGGTAGAGAATGACGAGCTGGTGCTCGATATCGGCTGTGGCTACGGCTATTCCTCTGCCGTGATCGCACATATGGCCGAAGCGGTCGTTGCCGTCGAGGATGACGAGCAGATGGCGAAAGAAGCGCAGGAAACCCTGATCAACGCGGATATCGACAATGTCATCGTACATCACGGCCCGCTGGCTGAAGGGGCACAGCAACATGGGCCCTATGACGTGGTGATCGTGCAAGGCGGCGTGGCTGACGTGCCCGAAGCGCTGTTGGCGCAGCTCAAGGATGGCGGGCGGATCGCTTGCCTGTTCATGGACGGCCCCCTGGGCGAGGTGCGTTTGGGCTACAAAAGCGAACGTGGCATCAGCTGGCGCAAAAGTTTCAACGCCGCCGCACCTGTCCTGGACGGGTTTACCCGCGCGAAAGAATTCCAGCTTTAA
- the efp gene encoding elongation factor P, with the protein MPKINGNEIRPGNVLEHNGGLWAAVKVDHVKPGKGGAFAQVEMRNLRNGSKLNERFRSADKVEKVRLEQKDQQFLYEDAGMLVLMDTETYEQVQLSAELLGERRPFLQDGMMVVVEYHEEEALNASLPQKVTCKIVETEPVVKGQTAANSFKPAVLDNGVKVMVPPFVGQDEEIIVNTETMEYSERA; encoded by the coding sequence ATGCCAAAGATTAACGGGAACGAAATTCGGCCAGGAAATGTGCTCGAGCATAACGGTGGTCTCTGGGCAGCGGTCAAGGTCGATCATGTCAAACCGGGCAAGGGCGGTGCCTTTGCTCAGGTCGAAATGCGCAACCTGCGCAACGGGTCGAAACTGAACGAACGCTTCCGCAGCGCCGACAAGGTTGAAAAGGTCCGGCTAGAGCAAAAAGACCAACAATTCCTGTATGAAGACGCAGGTATGCTGGTTCTGATGGACACCGAAACATACGAGCAAGTGCAGCTTTCAGCCGAGCTTCTCGGAGAGCGTCGCCCCTTCTTGCAGGACGGTATGATGGTCGTGGTCGAGTATCACGAGGAAGAGGCGCTGAACGCGTCCTTGCCGCAAAAAGTAACCTGTAAAATTGTCGAAACTGAACCGGTCGTCAAAGGCCAGACAGCGGCGAATTCCTTCAAGCCAGCGGTGCTTGATAACGGCGTCAAAGTGATGGTGCCGCCCTTCGTCGGACAGGACGAAGAGATCATCGTGAACACCGAAACGATGGAATATTCCGAACGCGCGTAA
- a CDS encoding glycosyltransferase, with product MRAPISVVIPTLNAEAPLTGCLTALMEGLEAGLIRELIISDGGSTDMTLTMADAWGAEIVSGPASRGGQLRRGCAKAQSDWLLVLHADTRLVPGWTGPVTAHLRGDKAGWCQLQFDQGGMAGKAVAAWANLRSRLGLPYGDQGLLLPRALYQSVGGYPDQPLMEDVALARALRGHLLGLEVTAVTSADKYARQGWLRRGARNLWTLIRYFAGVAPAKLAEGYAK from the coding sequence ATGCGCGCGCCTATATCTGTTGTCATTCCGACCTTGAATGCCGAAGCGCCCCTGACCGGCTGTCTGACCGCCCTGATGGAGGGGCTGGAGGCGGGGCTCATCCGCGAGCTGATCATCAGCGACGGGGGATCAACCGACATGACCCTGACAATGGCAGACGCATGGGGCGCAGAGATCGTCAGCGGTCCGGCATCGCGGGGCGGACAGTTGCGGCGCGGCTGTGCGAAAGCGCAATCCGACTGGCTGCTGGTGTTACACGCCGATACGCGGCTGGTACCGGGGTGGACGGGGCCCGTCACCGCGCATCTGCGGGGGGATAAAGCGGGCTGGTGCCAGCTTCAATTTGACCAAGGCGGCATGGCCGGCAAAGCGGTGGCCGCTTGGGCGAACCTGCGCAGTCGTTTGGGGCTTCCCTATGGGGATCAGGGGCTGCTGCTGCCACGTGCGCTGTATCAATCGGTTGGTGGGTATCCTGATCAGCCGCTGATGGAGGATGTAGCGCTGGCGCGTGCCCTGCGCGGCCATCTGCTGGGGCTGGAGGTCACCGCGGTGACGTCGGCCGATAAATACGCGCGGCAGGGCTGGTTGCGTCGCGGGGCGCGTAACCTATGGACATTGATCCGCTATTTCGCGGGGGTCGCCCCGGCCAAGCTGGCCGAGGGCTATGCCAAGTGA
- a CDS encoding TolC family outer membrane protein, which translates to MMNTGKMRSVRSMIAASCVGLGLLAPMATQAETLADALVGAYNNSGLLDQNRAVLRAADEDVAIAKSALKPVLQWTGNLTQSYNRSVSGGTSTIPAGFKSSTDSLTTSVNLVASLLVYDFGSSRYSIEAAKETVLAMRETLVSAEQQILLRAVDAYMTVIQTQQLVSLAENNVRVLTQELRAARDRFEVGEVTRTDVSLAEAQLAAARSNLAGAQGDFISAKAYYKVAVGREPGRLSPPPSLPKLSNSIATAKALAVRQHPDILTVQHQVAAADLLVRSNETALKPNVSVQGSYGLTETFDSQASTRSGSIGFQVGQTIYQGGALSAGVRKSQAQRDAQRGNLHVVVKDVERAVSDAYAGLASARAQIEASQRQVRAAQIAFDGIREEASLGARTTLDVLDAEQSLLDARSARVSAQSQLYVAAYSVLSATGQLTAQDLKLPVQIYDPSAYYNMVKDGPTKYSKEGKQLDRVLKALQKD; encoded by the coding sequence ATGATGAATACGGGCAAGATGCGGTCCGTCCGCAGCATGATCGCGGCGTCCTGCGTCGGTTTGGGGCTGCTGGCACCGATGGCCACACAGGCAGAAACGTTGGCCGATGCGCTGGTAGGGGCCTATAACAACTCGGGCCTGCTGGACCAGAACCGCGCCGTGTTGCGCGCCGCAGACGAAGATGTGGCCATCGCGAAATCCGCGCTCAAGCCGGTGCTGCAGTGGACGGGGAACCTGACGCAATCCTATAATCGGTCGGTCAGCGGGGGCACCAGCACCATCCCGGCGGGTTTCAAAAGCTCTACCGATTCACTGACGACATCGGTGAATCTTGTGGCGTCGCTGCTGGTCTATGACTTCGGGTCTTCGCGCTATTCGATCGAGGCGGCAAAAGAAACCGTGCTTGCCATGCGCGAAACGCTGGTCAGCGCCGAACAGCAGATTCTGCTGCGCGCGGTTGATGCTTATATGACCGTGATCCAGACGCAGCAGCTTGTCTCTCTGGCCGAGAATAACGTACGGGTTCTGACGCAGGAATTGCGCGCCGCCCGTGACCGTTTCGAAGTGGGGGAGGTGACCCGCACCGACGTATCGCTTGCCGAAGCACAGCTGGCCGCCGCGCGGAGCAATCTTGCCGGTGCGCAGGGCGATTTCATCAGCGCGAAAGCTTATTACAAGGTGGCCGTGGGGCGTGAGCCCGGTCGTCTAAGCCCGCCACCAAGCCTGCCGAAACTGTCCAACAGCATCGCCACGGCCAAGGCACTGGCGGTGCGTCAGCACCCCGATATCCTGACCGTCCAGCACCAGGTCGCGGCTGCCGATCTGCTGGTACGCAGCAACGAAACCGCGCTGAAGCCCAATGTCTCGGTGCAGGGGTCTTACGGTCTGACTGAGACGTTTGATTCCCAAGCTTCGACACGCAGCGGGTCGATCGGCTTTCAGGTCGGGCAAACGATCTATCAAGGCGGTGCCTTGTCGGCCGGTGTTCGCAAAAGCCAGGCGCAGCGCGACGCACAGCGCGGCAATCTGCATGTGGTGGTTAAAGACGTGGAACGCGCGGTCAGCGATGCCTATGCGGGGCTTGCCTCCGCCCGGGCGCAGATCGAAGCCTCCCAGCGTCAGGTCCGCGCGGCACAGATCGCCTTTGACGGTATCCGCGAGGAAGCCAGCTTGGGCGCGCGCACTACACTTGATGTGCTGGACGCAGAGCAATCCTTGCTCGACGCCCGTTCTGCTCGTGTGTCGGCGCAATCGCAGCTTTATGTTGCGGCCTATTCCGTGCTCTCGGCGACGGGGCAGCTGACCGCGCAGGACCTGAAACTGCCGGTGCAAATCTATGATCCATCCGCCTATTATAATATGGTTAAGGACGGCCCGACAAAATACTCCAAAGAGGGGAAACAGTTGGATCGTGTGCTGAAGGCGCTGCAAAAAGACTGA
- a CDS encoding folate-binding protein YgfZ, with amino-acid sequence MTSRRILRLSGSDTREFLQGLVTNDIRKLDQAPIYAAILTPQGKFITDFFLSAEGDSVLLDVAEADADALVQRLTMYKLRADVTIDATGLHLHRGLENAPDDAYSDPRDARMGWRAYRDTPQTDDTTDWDALRVTYMIPETGAELTSDSFILEMGFERLNGVDFRKGCYVGQEVTARMKHKTELRKGLAQVEISAPVEPGTDITADGKPAGTIFTRTGTHALAYLRYDRAKAAMQAGDATVTMVTDG; translated from the coding sequence ATGACCAGCCGCCGCATCCTGAGACTGTCAGGCTCCGACACCCGCGAGTTTCTGCAGGGCCTTGTGACCAACGATATCCGCAAGCTGGATCAGGCCCCGATCTATGCCGCGATCCTGACGCCCCAAGGCAAATTCATCACCGATTTCTTCCTGTCCGCCGAAGGGGACAGCGTTTTGCTGGACGTGGCCGAAGCCGATGCCGACGCGCTGGTGCAACGTCTGACCATGTACAAGCTGCGGGCTGATGTCACGATAGACGCGACCGGATTGCATCTGCACCGCGGGCTAGAGAACGCACCGGACGATGCCTATAGCGACCCCCGCGATGCCCGCATGGGCTGGCGCGCCTATCGTGACACACCGCAAACCGATGACACCACGGATTGGGACGCGCTGCGGGTGACCTATATGATCCCTGAAACCGGGGCAGAGCTTACCTCGGACAGCTTCATCCTCGAAATGGGGTTCGAGCGGCTGAACGGCGTGGATTTTCGCAAGGGCTGCTATGTCGGACAAGAGGTAACGGCCCGCATGAAACACAAGACCGAGCTGCGCAAAGGCTTGGCCCAGGTCGAGATCAGCGCGCCGGTAGAACCCGGCACGGACATCACCGCCGATGGCAAACCTGCTGGTACGATCTTTACCCGCACCGGCACCCATGCGCTGGCCTATCTGCGGTACGACCGCGCCAAGGCGGCGATGCAGGCGGGGGATGCCACGGTGACCATGGTGACGGACGGCTAA
- a CDS encoding HEPN domain-containing protein: MTESSAAFAQLELAIVEARGILQDLPEHDVVSRLHELKLRSFVLLCHAAFEEYLERVSLAVLSNSLKAFEKDGVVRDPLLAAGSFYKIVLANEINVRFAGDRLQDVLDVVFKRAISEHKKAVDENHGVKTKDQDVLFLPLGIRLFEFDRILSQSLNSFGELRGGMAHGFGMKTIAPKAGQEAKIHNMIRLILSFDNFLCERHVVKLDQ; encoded by the coding sequence ATGACTGAGAGCTCCGCCGCGTTTGCGCAGCTCGAATTGGCCATCGTCGAGGCGCGAGGTATCCTCCAGGATTTACCCGAGCACGATGTTGTAAGCCGATTACATGAACTTAAACTGAGGTCGTTTGTTTTACTCTGTCACGCAGCATTTGAGGAGTACTTGGAGCGAGTCTCGCTGGCAGTACTCAGTAATAGTCTCAAGGCTTTTGAAAAAGATGGCGTGGTTAGAGATCCTCTACTTGCAGCAGGTAGCTTTTACAAAATAGTGCTTGCCAACGAAATCAACGTTCGGTTTGCCGGCGATCGCTTGCAAGATGTTCTTGACGTTGTATTCAAGCGAGCGATCTCCGAGCACAAAAAGGCTGTTGACGAAAACCATGGGGTAAAAACAAAAGATCAAGACGTTTTATTTCTACCGCTTGGCATAAGGTTATTCGAATTTGATCGAATCCTTTCTCAGAGCCTTAACTCTTTCGGAGAGCTTAGGGGCGGAATGGCACACGGTTTCGGTATGAAGACAATTGCCCCTAAAGCGGGGCAAGAGGCCAAAATTCATAACATGATACGTTTAATTCTATCTTTCGATAATTTCCTTTGCGAGCGACATGTCGTTAAGCTTGATCAATGA
- a CDS encoding thermonuclease family protein, which translates to MELLLAFLALVGCLVLAICISRSSKGRSSSSHSSDDQEEPYKRTRNSPSGTQEKQPKPFDATSARQLPEQRIIQGSAYVTDGDTIVIERTQIRLFGVDAPELDHPFGKKAKWAMVKLCKGHKIRAEVSDEDDYGRVVARCYLPDGRDLSAEMVKQGLAIDWPKFSGGIYRKMETPDARKKLWLADARQKGRMHVWDKFKSSQAKR; encoded by the coding sequence TTGGAATTATTGCTTGCATTTTTAGCCCTTGTTGGCTGTTTGGTCCTGGCCATTTGCATTTCGCGATCTAGCAAAGGAAGGTCGAGTTCGAGCCACAGTTCAGACGATCAAGAAGAACCCTATAAAAGAACCCGCAACTCTCCTTCGGGAACGCAAGAGAAGCAGCCTAAACCCTTCGATGCCACAAGCGCGCGGCAGCTGCCTGAGCAACGGATCATCCAAGGCTCTGCTTATGTGACCGATGGTGACACCATCGTAATTGAAAGAACACAAATCCGCCTTTTTGGCGTCGATGCGCCCGAGCTGGATCATCCCTTTGGGAAAAAAGCCAAGTGGGCGATGGTCAAGCTTTGTAAAGGCCACAAAATCCGCGCGGAAGTATCAGACGAAGACGATTATGGTCGTGTTGTAGCGCGTTGCTATTTACCTGATGGTCGAGATTTGTCGGCCGAAATGGTTAAGCAGGGGTTAGCAATTGACTGGCCAAAATTCTCAGGCGGAATTTACCGCAAAATGGAAACGCCAGATGCCAGAAAAAAGCTTTGGCTTGCCGACGCACGTCAGAAAGGTCGCATGCATGTCTGGGACAAATTTAAGTCGAGCCAAGCCAAGCGTTAG
- a CDS encoding DUF6280 family protein, with protein sequence MKDFVDGTAFNNEQGNRARKLFAAVVLAALDDAIADDKKYGNGPEQIARWARSRDGREVLSCAGIDPNERVVEGLMDFVGKGVRTSVALSREESERRHAAQQAEAA encoded by the coding sequence ATGAAAGATTTCGTTGATGGCACTGCCTTTAACAATGAACAAGGTAACCGTGCCCGCAAACTTTTCGCAGCTGTGGTACTGGCTGCATTGGACGATGCGATTGCCGATGACAAAAAATACGGCAACGGTCCTGAACAGATTGCCCGTTGGGCCCGCTCCCGCGATGGCCGCGAAGTATTGAGCTGCGCGGGCATCGACCCCAACGAGCGTGTTGTCGAAGGTCTGATGGACTTTGTTGGCAAAGGTGTCCGTACCTCTGTCGCCCTGTCCCGCGAAGAGTCCGAGCGTCGCCACGCTGCACAACAGGCTGAAGCTGCCTGA